The window GTTGCAGCGATCGACCTCGCGCCTGATGCAACTGCCGCAAGGCGTCAAGAATAGATGCGGCCGGCAACGAAGTGGAAGGCGCGTCGCACGGAACGTCAGCCTCGACAGGGGCCGGCGCTTCAGCGACCATCGGCTCAGGCATTTCAGTCACAGGCTGCTGCACAGCGACGGCAGCTTCGAGATGATCCTGGGGTGGCCGCTCGAGCGCCTGAAGCGCCTGCACCGTCTTGCTGATTTCGAGCAGCCCCTCCCGAAGCGACGCCACATGATGAGCCGCCACGGTGCGCTCATGTTTTGCGGCGGCCTGAAGGAGCGGAAGCAGTCGGGTCGCCATGTCTTCCACGGCCGTCAACCCGACGGTCGCGGCGGATTGCGCGAGGTTGCTGACGCTCTGCCATAAAATCGTCGTCAACTTGGCGCGGCGCCCCTGTTCACTTGTCGTGTCGAGCCGCTCAAGCGCCGTCTGGATCTGATTGAGCCATTCACGGGCCTCCAATACAAACAGGCCGAGAATTTCCCGCCGGACATGCGGGCCCTGGTCAGGCGCGTCGATCGTCGACTGGACCTGCGCAGGCTGCGCAGCTGCCTTGGGTTGCTCCACCGCGGCCTGAATCACGCCGGCGATCGCATCCAGACTTTCGAGCAAGGCGGCAAACTGATCCGATGCGCTCGTCGGCGTGGCGGGCTCGGCAGCCATCGGTGCGGGTGCAAACGTGAAGCGCTCCAATGCCGGTGAATCGACAGTTTCTGCGACCGACACCTGGGGCAACTGACTGAGATCGAGAAACCGCGGCGGATCGGTCACCCCTGTCTCCTGTGCGCCGGTCACACGAAGCACCGGACGAGATGGGTAGCGAGGCGTGATTCGCACCACCACCCCTTCTTCGCCGCTGCTCAGGCGCACTTTGGTACCCAGCGGGTAGACCGAGAGTTGCTCGACCAATCCTTTCATGATTTCACGGGGAAACGCAGTACGCTCCGTGTTCAATAACTCACGGATCGCCTCGTGCGGGAGGAGGCGCCGGCGGTAGGGGCGCGGACTGACCAACGCATCGAAGATATCGACGAGCCCGATGATCTGCGCCAGCTCATTAATTTCACGCCCCTTTAAACGGTTTGGGTACCCCTGCCCCTTCCCGCGCTCATGGGCCTGCAATACCACTTCGGCCAGCCAGGCATAGTCCGCACCGAGACGTTCGATCACCCCATACCCCGAACGCGGATGTTGCTCGACCAGAGCCCGCTCATCGGAGCTCAGACGGCCGGTCTTCGTCAGTAGATGCTGCGGCACGGCAAAAATGCCGATGTCGTGCAGGAGCCCGGCCAACGCCAAACGCCGCAACTCCGCGCCGTAATAGCCGAGGCCGATCCCGACCTTCGTCGCGAGAATGCTCACATTGACTAGATTGGTAACCAGCGGAGGGCCGACAGGACTGGAGAGGGCTTCAACGACTAACTGATCATTTTCCTGAATCGACTCGACGATGCTGCCGGCAAGATGGGTCAACTCCGTCAGGTTCACCGGTTCCTGCCGTTGCACGGCGGCAGCGACCCGCATCAGCGCATCCTCAGCCTGCCGGTAGTGATTCTGCTCCATTTCCTCTTAGCCTCCAGCCTCGACGCGCTTCGTCACGCGGCACGCCTTTGTTTTCACCTCTGCATGGTCCAACGCTCCGAGTCAGGCGAATCAGCGAAGCCGTCCGGAATGATCCCCATGGTGGAGGTGCGCCTTCAACTCAACAAAGCCTGTCCTGGAAGTCCTGTCCGAGGCCGGTCGCGCGCTGTGAGGAGCGTCCTCAGGCGGCAGGCAGCAGCCGGCTCATCAGATCATGTTCCTGTTGTCCGGCGGTGATCCAGTCCTCGATCGTGGTCATCACGGCGAGAATGCGTGCTTCGACGGCCTGGACACGTTGGGACGCGATCACGATACGACGCTGGACAATCAAGGCCAGGAAGTTCTGAAGGCCGGTGAGAAAGGTCACCAGCGGGGTGGCATTGACCTGCTTGGCAATGCCTTGGAGTTGTTCGATCTGTTGCATGCAGGTGCCGAGCACGTTGCCTGGTTCCAAAACCGTCAATCCCTCGACCCGGAGCCTGTTCAGGTTCTGCGCAATGCCGGGCAATGCTTGTCGTAGTGAGTCCAGGCATCGGGCGTCCGTGCTTTGGAGCTCACCCAGCAGCTGCTGAAACGCGGTCATCTGTATCTGGCTCTCCCCTTGTCTCGCTTCCTGCTCCAATCGGTGCATGACTTGTGGAATCAAACTGCGGGAAGGGACTTCCTTGGCAACCTGCTCGTCTTGAAGCATGCGAAGCGCGTTCAGGAGCGTGAGGAAATCGATGGCCGGTTCCGGTTGTGGAGGCGCGCCCTGCTCAGGACCAAGGTCCAGCGTAATGCCAGTGGCCATGGTGACGGACGCGATGACGAGACAGAACTGTTCACGGACCGTGCCGAAATCCTGCTTGGTCGCCGTCGTCCGGTCTTTCAGGGTGTCGATGAAGGGAAGCAGTGCGAAGGTAGCGCGTTCGACATCGGGAAGGTTCACCGTGGCGGCAGAACCACCGAGACTGGTGATGCCCCTCACCACGGCATCCACCAGTTGCGCATGCCGATCGGTATCCGGCTGGCTTTCCAGTTCGGTCAGGGCGGAATGGATTTGGATGAGCCACTCTTGCGCCTCTTGACCGAACAGTTCAATCAGTTCTTTTTGAAAATCGTCTTCGGTCTGTTCTGGTTCGGTCGACACAGTGGCGCCCTGCCTCTGACCCATGCACTCGCCTGAACATACGGACGAGTGACGGCCTCCTAGCGTTTTCCATTACCGAGTTGGGAGGCCAGCCCCGCGATCTCCCCCAGCTTCCTCGCCATATCTTCGAACCGGCGAGTCGACTGCTCCGCCATGTGCTCGGCTTCCATCGCCCGTTTCTCGAGCTGCATCGAACGCTCCTGCTCGCTGACCAGGGCGAGATCCAGCTCACTGGCACGTTGCGCCGTCGCTTCCAACTGTTTGACCTGAACTAACAGCGCCGCCGCAGCCTCCCGTTCAGCCGAGAGCGCCGCGTCCAGCTCGGTGATCTGAGCATGGGCTTTCGCACAGGCCTCTTCCAGCGCCGGCACCTTGTCTGCAACCTGTTCCAGCTCGACACGCTCCCGTCGCTGCAGTTCCGCTTGCTCACGTTCAGCGGCCAAGGTCGTTTCGAGCTCGTGCACGCGCGTTTCGACCTGCTCAAGACCGGTAATCTGCTGCACCAATTGATTCGCCGCTTCCCGCTCTGCCTCCAGATGGGCCTCCAATTCCACGATGCGCGCGGCATGACGGGCCCCTTCCGAAACCTGTTGGGACAATTGCTGGGCACGATGCTGCTCATCGGCCAGAGCCGTCTCCAGTTCGCCGATCCGGTGCATCTGTCTCGAGACTCCATCCAACTGTTCTGCGAGAGCGGTTCGCTGCGCCCGCTCGTCGGCTAGACTCTGGTCCAATGTGTGTGCATGTGACGACAGGGCTGCAACCTGCTCGTGCTGCTCATCCAACGCACGCTGGATGTGCCCGATCTGCTGGGTCTGCTCCAGACTCCGCCGACGCTCCTCGTCCAACTGCGCTTCGAGTTCGCCGATCCGCGTGTCACGTTCCGCCAGGATTGCATGATGATGCTCATGATCATGCGCCGGCGTAGCCGGCTCAGCGGCATGGAATGCAGGGGCCGCATCCACCATCGTGTCGCGGGTCATCGTCGCCGGTATGGCGTGAGGATCGTCAAGACTGCTCGTGATCGGCTCGAGCGACGGCCGATGCTCCTGAGTGTCTACGCGGGCCTCTTCGAGTTCTTCCGGCACATGAATGGCGGGTGCGGCCGCGACCTCTGCCACGATAGATGGCTCCACGGCCACGTGCTGCTGCGGCAGTTCCGGAACCGGAGCAGGCTTTTGTGGGCGCTTCGTCAACAGGTCCAGCACACGGTCCTTGAGTGAGGAGCCCTGAAACGGCTTCTTCAAGACCCCGTCGGCCTTACAGGACTCCGCTTGTCGGGACACTTCATCGTTCACGATACCGCTGATCAGCAGCACGGGAAGATCCGCGAGGTTTGCCTGTCCCCGAATGTACGCACAGACCTCATAGCCGCTCTTGTCCGGCATGATGACATCGGACACGATGAGGTCGGGGCGATCCTTACTTAACAGCGCCAGAGCCTCAGATCCGTTCGCCGCAAGTGTCACCCCCATGCCGGCCTCGGTCAGGAGACGCTCGGCCACCTTACGGACTGCGATACTGTCGTCGGCAATCAAGATCTTTGGCATGTCGTTCCTCTACACAAGGCAAGGCTCATCACGCGGGGCGGTTCGATGAGACCCCCAAGGTTGTCAGGTTGATGATAGGAAGTTCTTCTTCGCCGGCGATGCACGTTCCCGCGATGTCGGGATCGTTGCCGGCGCGATACTGCACTGCCGAGCGTGCCACCATGTGCAAGGAAGGAACCTGGGAATCGATACAGATTGCCAGCGGTCCATCCACATGTTTGACAACCAGACACAGCGGTTCACCATCCTGCAGGGAACGCTTGAACTTCGCCGCCAGGTCGAATACCGGAAGACATCCCTTCTCCTGTCGGACGAGAGCGCGCACAAACGGCGTATCGCTGGGAACCGCCGTCGAGCCCGTCCACGGCATCACCCCGCCGATCTCCTCGGTTCTGGCGGCCAACCGTTGCCCGCCCACCGAAAACACCACCATGTGCTGCATCCGCGCCTCGGTCGCGCCTTTGCTACCCTTGTGCGGTTGTCTGCCTAGCTGAGTACGTAGCATGGTCGATCCTTGTGACCTACTTGGCCGATCCGGCTGACATCGCCGACGCCTCTTCCAAGGCCGCCGAAGGCAGGCGGAGTCTGGAATCGAATTCGCCCGGCCGGCGCTCCGACACCCGAAGGGCAAACACATCCAAGACATTGGTCCGGGAGGGGAGCTCGAGCACCCAAAACGGATTGGCGATCAGCGCGATATACGACGACTCAACAAACAATCCGAGCAATCGCTCCCGCTCCCCTCCCCGAAACTGCGCAGGGAGCGGCTGGATCAGCGTCCGTTCGACATCGATGAGGCCCACGACCTTGTCCACCGCAAAGGACCGCGATCGTTGCTCATTGGCATAGAGCACGATCCGGGTCTCAGCCGTGACGCCTTTGGCCTGGATCGTCAAACGACGGGCGAGATCGGTGCGTTCGTAGGAAGCATTGGCCCAGGTGACATGCCCGTCCTGGCCCCCCTCAGCCGGAGTCACAATGCCGCGAACCCAGTGGGAGGGAAAGGCCACATGCGTGGGGCCCATGAGCGCCACGAGAAATCGGACCGCCAACCCGCTCGACACCACTGCTGCCTTATGTCCCCGGAGCCCCATGCCTGTCCTTCATTCTGCCAGTAACGGTACGAATCGACAAAACGTTCCTATTTTTTCACGACGCTTTCGCGGCCTGTCCACTTGCGGACTTCCTGGATCAGGGCGCGTTCTTCCACCGGCTTGGCAATGTACCCCGAGGCCCCCACACTCACGGCCATCTGGCGATGCTTTTCACCCGCCCGCGTGGTCATGACGAGAATCGGTGTGGCCTGAGTCTGCGGCCTGGCGCGAAGCGCCTGAATGACTTCAAAGCCGTTCAACTTCGGCATTTCGAGATCGGTGATGATGAGCTGGTACTGCTGCACCAATGCCTTGCGACAGCCTTCTTCTCCGTCGGTCGCCGTTTCGACGATATACCCGGCCGACTCCAGCATGCGTCCGACAAACTTTCTGATGCTGAGCGAGTCATCGATCAACAAGAGCGGAAGCTGCGTATCCGGAAGCTGCGGCGAAGCGGGCTGCGCCGGTCCCTCAAGCATCGGCGAGGAGGCGGGGTTTTGAATGACCGACATGGCCTCATGGTATTCGCGAGTCGTCAACCGGCTGACGTCCAGAACCAGCACCACACGCCCCTCGGGATCGATAGTCGCGCCACCGAACACGGACCGTTCATACGGCCTCAGCCCACCCAATGATTTAATGACGATTTCCTGCCGGCCCAGCAATTCATCCACCGCGCAACCAAGCGCGCCGGTCGAGGTTCGAACGACGACCACGGGAGTCGCTCCCTCAATGGTGCCGGCATCCCGGCGAATGAGGCTGCCGAGCGGATAGACCTCAATGGCTTCGTCGCCGATCTGCAGCACCGATCGATCCCCCATCTGCTGGATCGTCGACGCCGTCGACATTGTGACTTCACGCACGCTCGGAAGCGGAATCGCGTAGCGCTCTTTCCCGACCCGAACGAGCAGCGCAGTTGCGATCAAGAGGGTGAGTGGCAAATGCATCGTGAACTTGGTGCCCTGCCCGTAGACGGATTCCACCTCGATGTGGCCGTTCATCGTCTCGATGACCCGCTTCACCACATCCATGCCGACG is drawn from Nitrospira sp. ND1 and contains these coding sequences:
- a CDS encoding HD domain-containing phosphohydrolase; the protein is MEQNHYRQAEDALMRVAAAVQRQEPVNLTELTHLAGSIVESIQENDQLVVEALSSPVGPPLVTNLVNVSILATKVGIGLGYYGAELRRLALAGLLHDIGIFAVPQHLLTKTGRLSSDERALVEQHPRSGYGVIERLGADYAWLAEVVLQAHERGKGQGYPNRLKGREINELAQIIGLVDIFDALVSPRPYRRRLLPHEAIRELLNTERTAFPREIMKGLVEQLSVYPLGTKVRLSSGEEGVVVRITPRYPSRPVLRVTGAQETGVTDPPRFLDLSQLPQVSVAETVDSPALERFTFAPAPMAAEPATPTSASDQFAALLESLDAIAGVIQAAVEQPKAAAQPAQVQSTIDAPDQGPHVRREILGLFVLEAREWLNQIQTALERLDTTSEQGRRAKLTTILWQSVSNLAQSAATVGLTAVEDMATRLLPLLQAAAKHERTVAAHHVASLREGLLEISKTVQALQALERPPQDHLEAAVAVQQPVTEMPEPMVAEAPAPVEADVPCDAPSTSLPAASILDALRQLHQARGRSLQPVRDVLETVIQRAEQEMARGTGVVDARAIGRLLQELDELDERFLAHMQAHIPAVIATLRHVALTSEDRVFPPQALEPIFVEIEALFDAADRVAAANISLFLHGLRTFLRVTAQHKPVVIRERLAAVEERLATLIPLAQQWVDVGRVERAAIFDILPMA
- a CDS encoding chemotaxis protein CheW; this translates as MLRTQLGRQPHKGSKGATEARMQHMVVFSVGGQRLAARTEEIGGVMPWTGSTAVPSDTPFVRALVRQEKGCLPVFDLAAKFKRSLQDGEPLCLVVKHVDGPLAICIDSQVPSLHMVARSAVQYRAGNDPDIAGTCIAGEEELPIINLTTLGVSSNRPA
- a CDS encoding chemotaxis protein CheW, which codes for MGLRGHKAAVVSSGLAVRFLVALMGPTHVAFPSHWVRGIVTPAEGGQDGHVTWANASYERTDLARRLTIQAKGVTAETRIVLYANEQRSRSFAVDKVVGLIDVERTLIQPLPAQFRGGERERLLGLFVESSYIALIANPFWVLELPSRTNVLDVFALRVSERRPGEFDSRLRLPSAALEEASAMSAGSAK
- a CDS encoding response regulator is translated as MPKILIADDSIAVRKVAERLLTEAGMGVTLAANGSEALALLSKDRPDLIVSDVIMPDKSGYEVCAYIRGQANLADLPVLLISGIVNDEVSRQAESCKADGVLKKPFQGSSLKDRVLDLLTKRPQKPAPVPELPQQHVAVEPSIVAEVAAAPAIHVPEELEEARVDTQEHRPSLEPITSSLDDPHAIPATMTRDTMVDAAPAFHAAEPATPAHDHEHHHAILAERDTRIGELEAQLDEERRRSLEQTQQIGHIQRALDEQHEQVAALSSHAHTLDQSLADERAQRTALAEQLDGVSRQMHRIGELETALADEQHRAQQLSQQVSEGARHAARIVELEAHLEAEREAANQLVQQITGLEQVETRVHELETTLAAEREQAELQRRERVELEQVADKVPALEEACAKAHAQITELDAALSAEREAAAALLVQVKQLEATAQRASELDLALVSEQERSMQLEKRAMEAEHMAEQSTRRFEDMARKLGEIAGLASQLGNGKR